From one Paenibacillus sp. FSL K6-1330 genomic stretch:
- a CDS encoding alpha-glucosidase has protein sequence MQKVWWKEAVAYEIYPRSFMDSNEDGIGDLQGVISRLDYLKDLGIDVIWVCPIYRSSNSDNGYDISDYQDIMTEFGSMADFDQLLAEIHNRGMRLIMDLVLNHTSDEHPWFIESRSSRTNPKRDYYIWRDARDGAEPNNWESIFTGSAWEYDELTDQYYLHLYSKKQPDLNMENSAVRDDLVRMIRWWLDKGIDGFRVDAITHIKKLPGLPDMPNPNHLRYVDSNPGHRNIAGIHDFLQQFKREAFAHYDIMTVGEASGIPISEADRWIGEENGALNMIFQFEHVNLDFGLEGRWDYAIWDLAELKQIMHKWQTGLEGVGWNALYMENHDQPRSVSRFGDPVHYHKESAKMLATFFMLMQGTPFIYQGQEIGMTNVEFAELSDYRDVEIYNYYRERLLDGKDVSETMRRIAYRARDNARTPMQWDDTLYGGFSTVVPWIRCNPNYHEINVKQQLNDPDSILNYYKALIRLRKSSEALIYGTYEAVLQEHPEIFAYSRSLGNEMYLVVLNFYSGTPDFQFPVEWREHQPEVVLSNYKRSERSFGEFALHPYEAIVYRVN, from the coding sequence ATGCAGAAAGTATGGTGGAAAGAAGCCGTTGCTTACGAGATCTATCCGCGCAGTTTTATGGATTCGAATGAAGACGGCATCGGAGATCTGCAAGGGGTTATATCACGCCTGGATTATTTGAAGGATCTCGGGATTGATGTTATATGGGTATGCCCCATCTATCGATCATCCAATAGCGACAACGGTTACGATATCAGTGATTATCAGGATATTATGACGGAGTTCGGATCCATGGCCGACTTCGATCAACTGCTGGCCGAAATCCATAACCGCGGCATGCGCCTTATTATGGATCTGGTGCTCAATCACACCTCGGATGAACATCCGTGGTTTATTGAATCCCGTTCCTCAAGGACTAATCCGAAGCGGGATTACTACATCTGGCGGGATGCGAGGGATGGGGCCGAGCCGAACAATTGGGAATCCATCTTTACTGGTTCCGCTTGGGAATATGACGAGTTAACGGATCAATATTATCTCCACCTCTATTCCAAGAAGCAGCCTGATTTAAATATGGAGAATTCTGCGGTCAGGGATGATCTGGTCAGGATGATCCGTTGGTGGCTCGATAAAGGGATTGACGGTTTCCGTGTGGATGCGATCACCCATATTAAGAAACTGCCGGGTTTGCCGGATATGCCCAATCCGAATCATCTTCGATATGTCGACTCGAATCCGGGACATCGGAATATAGCGGGCATCCATGATTTTCTTCAACAATTCAAACGCGAAGCGTTCGCCCATTATGACATTATGACGGTTGGCGAAGCGAGTGGCATTCCGATATCGGAAGCAGACCGCTGGATTGGGGAAGAGAATGGGGCACTGAACATGATTTTTCAATTTGAGCATGTCAATCTTGATTTCGGACTCGAAGGGCGCTGGGATTATGCGATCTGGGACTTGGCCGAATTGAAGCAGATCATGCATAAATGGCAGACGGGACTTGAAGGCGTGGGCTGGAATGCCCTCTATATGGAGAATCATGATCAACCGCGCTCCGTATCCCGTTTTGGCGATCCGGTTCACTATCATAAGGAATCGGCCAAGATGCTGGCTACTTTTTTTATGCTGATGCAGGGGACGCCGTTTATTTACCAGGGGCAGGAAATCGGAATGACGAATGTTGAGTTTGCGGAGCTGAGCGATTATCGAGACGTGGAGATCTACAACTATTACCGCGAGCGGCTGTTGGACGGGAAAGACGTGTCCGAGACGATGCGCAGAATCGCGTACCGGGCAAGGGACAATGCAAGAACGCCGATGCAATGGGATGATACGCTTTATGGCGGCTTTTCCACGGTTGTGCCGTGGATCCGCTGCAATCCGAATTATCATGAGATCAACGTGAAGCAGCAGTTAAATGATCCCGATTCCATTCTCAATTACTATAAAGCCTTGATTCGTCTGCGCAAATCCAGTGAGGCGTTGATCTACGGAACATATGAAGCGGTGCTTCAGGAGCATCCGGAAATATTCGCCTATTCCAGGTCGCTCGGGAACGAGATGTACTTGGTCGTACTCAACTTCTATAGCGGAACACCGGATTTTCAATTCCCTGTCGAGTGGCGTGAGCATCAACCGGAAGTTGTACTCTCGAACTACAAGCGCTCGGAGCGAAGTTTCGGCGAATTCGCTCTACACCCTTATGAAGCGATAGTTTATCGTGTAAACTAA
- a CDS encoding NAD(P)-dependent alcohol dehydrogenase: protein MSQPNMMSAAVLDRPLSIGVKQVPIPEPKPDEALIQVYCIGICGSDVHYYEHGRIGRYEVKEPLILGHELAGVVVRTGEKVRNVSAGDRVAVEPGVTCGRCSYCKSGRYNLCPDVVFMATPPVDGAWAEYVAVRSDFLFRLPDEMSFEEGALLEPLSVGLHAVRRGRMHPEDRVLVLGLGPIGLLAMEAAKMSGASQVYGSDVVEYRRNLALQMEASGVINPMDESVPQRLNELTGGKGIDLIIETSGNAGAIADSIGYVNRGGRIVYVGLPTNDAIPVDIGALVDAELDVYGVFRYANTYPAAIQMLQNKGSRIRDIITHQFSLDQIEEAVELARTHKDTSVKVMIYPHSTA, encoded by the coding sequence TTGTCACAACCAAACATGATGTCTGCCGCCGTTCTTGATCGCCCTTTATCCATTGGGGTGAAGCAGGTTCCCATTCCGGAGCCAAAGCCGGATGAAGCCTTGATTCAAGTGTATTGCATCGGCATATGCGGTTCGGATGTGCATTACTATGAGCATGGACGGATTGGCAGGTATGAGGTGAAGGAACCGTTGATTCTGGGACATGAGCTTGCCGGCGTTGTCGTAAGGACGGGGGAGAAGGTGAGAAATGTCTCCGCCGGTGACCGCGTGGCCGTGGAACCGGGCGTTACGTGCGGGCGCTGCTCTTATTGTAAAAGCGGACGTTACAACCTGTGTCCGGATGTTGTATTTATGGCCACCCCGCCGGTTGACGGAGCTTGGGCCGAATACGTCGCGGTGCGAAGCGACTTTCTGTTCCGGCTGCCGGATGAAATGTCCTTTGAGGAAGGCGCTTTGCTTGAACCGCTGTCCGTAGGACTTCATGCCGTACGCCGCGGGCGTATGCACCCGGAGGACCGGGTGCTGGTTCTCGGCCTGGGGCCGATTGGCCTGCTTGCTATGGAGGCGGCCAAAATGTCCGGAGCTTCTCAGGTATATGGCAGCGACGTCGTGGAATACCGGCGTAATTTGGCCCTTCAGATGGAAGCCTCCGGCGTGATCAATCCGATGGATGAATCCGTTCCGCAGCGGTTGAACGAACTTACGGGCGGCAAAGGGATTGATCTTATTATTGAAACGTCGGGCAACGCCGGTGCCATCGCGGATTCAATCGGTTATGTGAACCGCGGAGGCCGGATCGTGTATGTAGGTCTGCCGACAAACGATGCCATCCCGGTGGATATCGGCGCTTTGGTTGACGCCGAGCTGGATGTATACGGCGTGTTCCGCTATGCGAACACGTACCCGGCGGCTATACAGATGCTGCAAAACAAGGGCAGCCGCATACGCGATATCATCACCCACCAGTTTTCCTTGGATCAGATCGAGGAAGCTGTAGAGCTTGCTCGTACGCACAAGGACACCAGCGTAAAAGTCATGATCTATCCTCATTCAACCGCATAA
- a CDS encoding DUF4179 domain-containing protein, which translates to MTGKERYEHIEIPAQLTDVMAAAQKKAAARKRSMRLTRYSSVVAAAIAVLFVVNIPTVANALAKVPVVGSIVQVLQFGGGGERTDGVTVGTEASEDVIKIQFDQEGKSVSSVPSYTVDHRDAPNRLIFTFNGVRNFDYETLKKDMLALPLVKDVYENVILDDSAMRFVVELKDGVKHTVSEYKDPGYIELKLTSTGEPVNPREVFYIRSEAMPQGESLAILEEIYMEDDVTFIKTAGGDFIAVIGGFDTREEAEQKLGEISARDSYSDDLRIDSWMSNERPN; encoded by the coding sequence ATGACAGGAAAAGAACGCTACGAACACATTGAGATCCCTGCCCAGCTAACCGATGTTATGGCCGCAGCACAGAAAAAGGCGGCTGCCCGCAAACGATCCATGCGCTTGACGAGATATTCGTCCGTTGTTGCAGCTGCCATTGCCGTACTATTCGTGGTCAACATCCCGACGGTGGCAAACGCCTTAGCCAAAGTCCCCGTGGTGGGCAGCATCGTTCAGGTTCTGCAGTTCGGGGGCGGAGGCGAGCGGACCGACGGCGTTACCGTGGGTACGGAAGCTTCCGAGGACGTGATTAAGATTCAATTTGATCAGGAAGGCAAGTCCGTTTCCAGTGTCCCGTCCTACACCGTGGATCACCGGGATGCACCAAACCGTCTGATCTTCACGTTTAACGGTGTACGAAACTTTGATTATGAAACCCTCAAGAAAGACATGCTGGCCCTGCCGCTGGTGAAGGATGTCTATGAAAATGTGATTTTGGATGACTCGGCCATGCGTTTTGTCGTTGAACTGAAGGATGGCGTGAAGCATACCGTATCCGAATATAAAGACCCCGGCTATATTGAGCTGAAGCTCACTTCGACCGGCGAGCCGGTAAACCCGCGCGAGGTCTTCTATATCCGCAGTGAAGCCATGCCACAAGGGGAATCCCTTGCTATTCTTGAAGAGATTTATATGGAAGACGACGTGACCTTCATTAAGACCGCTGGCGGTGACTTCATCGCGGTCATCGGCGGGTTCGATACCCGTGAGGAAGCCGAGCAAAAGCTTGGTGAAATTTCGGCTCGCGACAGCTACAGCGATGATCTGCGTATCGACAGCTGGATGAGCAATGAACGCCCGAACTAA
- a CDS encoding sigma-70 family RNA polymerase sigma factor gives MSELRAKESKPKQFSENIEKCKSKLYRVAYCYVKNEQEALDIVSEATYKGYLAYERMNTPQYFESWMTRIVINAAIDHLGRKKRVTYMEDQTQDYAAAEHTLPLEEKMDLYDALDRLMPEEKTYIILKFFEDLRFREMADVLSLSENTVKTRFYRIIGKLKSYLIEGEVDNL, from the coding sequence GTGAGTGAACTGAGAGCGAAAGAGTCGAAACCAAAACAGTTCAGTGAAAATATTGAGAAATGCAAAAGCAAGTTATACCGGGTGGCCTATTGCTATGTCAAAAATGAGCAGGAGGCACTCGATATCGTCTCCGAGGCAACCTATAAGGGATATCTCGCTTACGAGCGGATGAACACGCCGCAGTATTTTGAGTCCTGGATGACCCGGATTGTCATTAACGCTGCCATCGACCATCTCGGTCGCAAGAAGCGGGTAACTTATATGGAGGACCAAACGCAAGACTATGCAGCCGCAGAGCATACCCTACCGCTGGAAGAGAAAATGGATTTATATGATGCGCTGGACAGACTGATGCCAGAAGAGAAAACCTATATTATTCTGAAGTTTTTTGAGGACCTGCGCTTTCGAGAAATGGCGGATGTGCTGTCATTGTCCGAAAACACGGTCAAGACCAGATTCTACCGCATTATCGGAAAATTAAAATCGTATTTAATCGAGGGAGAGGTCGATAATCTATGA
- a CDS encoding MFS transporter, whose translation MKRKSFRYLWIGQALANSGDLFYIVGLMAIIYGITGSAMLMAMIPFVTTMARFISGSFAPVLMDKYSLKSLLASSQIGKTAVLFLLLMTYYVLGEQEVTVYAILGFVFLISLLDGWAAPASHAMLPRLVDATELTKANSFVAIVEQLIQLGGWAVGGLLVVVLGGSNVIWLTFALALAAAVFMKLIEDRHESTQEQKEKAHVSNWRSIQEGWTLIWKQPSLRAIHVIYVLETMAGVIWIAATIYVYVADVLHREEAWWGYINASFFLGLMLGGLFGMRNAGLIDRNIRKFVICSSFGISIMTFGFGLTSVPWLALVFSAGFGVFEQLKAVSLQTTLQRGVSVHVLPKVYAAQSALVSLVFGLSTLLFGFITDEFGVRATYIIAATVLFISGCYALRIRTRLPELGEGLEQGRIG comes from the coding sequence ATGAAGAGGAAATCTTTTCGGTATCTCTGGATAGGTCAGGCGCTCGCCAATAGCGGCGATTTGTTTTACATTGTCGGCCTGATGGCAATTATCTATGGGATTACGGGATCCGCCATGTTGATGGCCATGATACCTTTTGTCACGACGATGGCACGGTTTATAAGCGGGAGCTTTGCGCCCGTGTTGATGGATAAATACAGCCTCAAGTCGCTGCTTGCTTCGTCGCAAATCGGGAAAACGGCCGTGTTGTTCCTATTGTTAATGACCTACTATGTGCTGGGAGAGCAGGAGGTGACGGTCTATGCGATCCTCGGATTCGTATTCCTCATCTCTTTGCTTGATGGCTGGGCTGCACCTGCAAGCCATGCCATGCTGCCGCGTCTGGTGGATGCCACCGAGCTGACGAAAGCGAATAGCTTTGTTGCCATCGTGGAGCAGCTAATTCAACTGGGGGGCTGGGCCGTTGGGGGACTGCTGGTCGTAGTCTTGGGCGGAAGCAACGTAATATGGCTGACCTTTGCCCTAGCCCTCGCCGCCGCAGTCTTCATGAAGCTTATAGAGGATCGGCATGAATCCACCCAGGAACAGAAAGAGAAGGCTCACGTTTCGAATTGGCGCTCCATTCAGGAAGGCTGGACACTCATTTGGAAACAGCCTTCTCTTCGGGCAATTCATGTGATTTATGTATTGGAGACGATGGCGGGCGTGATTTGGATCGCAGCGACCATCTACGTGTATGTAGCCGATGTGCTGCACAGGGAGGAGGCATGGTGGGGATATATCAACGCAAGCTTTTTCCTAGGACTCATGCTGGGTGGACTGTTTGGAATGAGAAACGCGGGGCTGATCGACCGCAACATCCGCAAGTTCGTCATCTGCTCTTCCTTCGGCATTAGTATCATGACGTTCGGTTTTGGATTGACCTCGGTGCCTTGGCTGGCCCTGGTGTTCTCGGCAGGCTTCGGCGTTTTTGAACAGCTTAAGGCAGTCTCGCTTCAGACTACACTGCAGCGGGGCGTATCTGTCCATGTATTGCCAAAAGTGTACGCAGCTCAAAGCGCGCTTGTTTCGCTGGTATTCGGATTATCCACCCTGTTGTTTGGGTTCATAACCGATGAATTCGGCGTTCGGGCTACGTACATCATCGCTGCCACGGTATTGTTCATCTCGGGATGTTACGCATTACGGATACGAACGAGATTGCCGGAGTTAGGGGAGGGGCTTGAACAAGGACGGATCGGATAA